One region of Cydia pomonella isolate Wapato2018A chromosome 25, ilCydPomo1, whole genome shotgun sequence genomic DNA includes:
- the LOC133531305 gene encoding early growth response protein 1-like codes for MKFHLGRKRPTVSSIKAKRHFCVECGAGFFQKQELRGHVAAHTGANEFQCALCDKSYPRKKALDVHMRGHRDERRFHCELCGKKFLQKCTLITHAKTHNRAELQKKLDVL; via the exons atgaaattccatctTGGGAGAAAACG tcccacagtaagctcaataaaagCGAAGCGTCACTTCTGCGTGGAGTGCGGCGCCGGCTTCTTCCAGAAGCAGGAGCTGCGCGGGCACGTGGCGGCGCACACCGGCGCCAACGAGTTCCAGTGCGCGCTCTGCGATAAAAG TTATCCTCGCAAGAAAGCGCTGGACGTCCACATGAGAGGCCACCGCGACGAGCGTCGGTTCCACTGCGAACTCTGCGGCAAAAAGTTCCTGCAAAAATGCACTTTGATTACACACGCTAAGACACACAACCGCGCGGAATTACAGAAGAAACTGGACGTCTTataa